Proteins encoded by one window of Venturia canescens isolate UGA chromosome 2, ASM1945775v1, whole genome shotgun sequence:
- the LOC122405755 gene encoding uncharacterized protein isoform X1, whose amino-acid sequence MLPNSTKRMKPVRMKFYITIFVLFLGMIEFSFANKSCKSTVMKIVMKQCSHATLRSRRNLWDSSTIPPIEKKMTTSNYKSLPKTDIFPVAQGHSLGFDLTETELEELLHEINERLGRNPVPDNEDAANKTKQLFLEIAARCCQNEDECLREKIIECP is encoded by the exons ATGTTGCCGAATTCAACTAAGCGGATGAAACCCGTCCGTATGAAATTTTATATAactattttcgttttatttctcgGCATGATCGAGTTCAGTTTCGCGAATAAATCGTGCAAAAGTACGGTTATGAAGATCGTTATGAAGCAGTGCAGTCACGCCACCTTGAGATCGAGAAGAAACTTGTGGGACTCGTCGACGATCCCGCCCATTG aaaaaaaaatgaccacGTCGAACTACAAAAGTTTGCCGAAAACGGACATTTTCCCAGTG GCGCAGGGTCATTCTTTGGGATTCGATCTAACGGAAACCGAGCTCGAAGAGCTTTTGCACGAGATCAACGAAAGATTGGGCAGGAATCCAGTGCCGGATAACGAGGATGCcgcaaacaaaacaaaacaattgtTTCTTGAGATCGCAGCTCGATGTTGTCAGAACGAGGACGAGTGTCTcagggaaaaaatcattgaatgtCCATAA
- the LOC122405755 gene encoding uncharacterized protein isoform X2: protein MHTTFANKSCKSTVMKIVMKQCSHATLRSRRNLWDSSTIPPIEKKMTTSNYKSLPKTDIFPVAQGHSLGFDLTETELEELLHEINERLGRNPVPDNEDAANKTKQLFLEIAARCCQNEDECLREKIIECP, encoded by the exons ATGCACACaac TTTCGCGAATAAATCGTGCAAAAGTACGGTTATGAAGATCGTTATGAAGCAGTGCAGTCACGCCACCTTGAGATCGAGAAGAAACTTGTGGGACTCGTCGACGATCCCGCCCATTG aaaaaaaaatgaccacGTCGAACTACAAAAGTTTGCCGAAAACGGACATTTTCCCAGTG GCGCAGGGTCATTCTTTGGGATTCGATCTAACGGAAACCGAGCTCGAAGAGCTTTTGCACGAGATCAACGAAAGATTGGGCAGGAATCCAGTGCCGGATAACGAGGATGCcgcaaacaaaacaaaacaattgtTTCTTGAGATCGCAGCTCGATGTTGTCAGAACGAGGACGAGTGTCTcagggaaaaaatcattgaatgtCCATAA
- the LOC122405755 gene encoding uncharacterized protein isoform X3, whose protein sequence is MKIVMKQCSHATLRSRRNLWDSSTIPPIEKKMTTSNYKSLPKTDIFPVAQGHSLGFDLTETELEELLHEINERLGRNPVPDNEDAANKTKQLFLEIAARCCQNEDECLREKIIECP, encoded by the exons ATGAAGATCGTTATGAAGCAGTGCAGTCACGCCACCTTGAGATCGAGAAGAAACTTGTGGGACTCGTCGACGATCCCGCCCATTG aaaaaaaaatgaccacGTCGAACTACAAAAGTTTGCCGAAAACGGACATTTTCCCAGTG GCGCAGGGTCATTCTTTGGGATTCGATCTAACGGAAACCGAGCTCGAAGAGCTTTTGCACGAGATCAACGAAAGATTGGGCAGGAATCCAGTGCCGGATAACGAGGATGCcgcaaacaaaacaaaacaattgtTTCTTGAGATCGCAGCTCGATGTTGTCAGAACGAGGACGAGTGTCTcagggaaaaaatcattgaatgtCCATAA